One Tubulanus polymorphus chromosome 5, tnTubPoly1.2, whole genome shotgun sequence DNA segment encodes these proteins:
- the LOC141906306 gene encoding uncharacterized protein LOC141906306: protein MDVCDMFTLVMYVTMVFTGVEGLICPPCERIHCSLTRSQMKCPGGLSTGVCDCCPACAKIHGQKCGGDWNYLGKCDEGLICQPDPLSALRRRVPTGRCVKGLSNRSFHKDASYMLHASYNYCQPLCTVEYCIRHPRAICSARQNAENAQRCQGPCDHTSCRACQFTNAEPRCESCDPGDFSCFRRFGRCIKKRRCLKPFYPCKLKDSGGGIFKCLVPECPENVVQQ from the exons ATGGACGTCTGTGATATGTTTACGTTAGTGATGTATGTAACGATGGTTTTTACTGGTGTTGAAGGATTGATTTGTCCTCCCTGCGAGAGGATACATTGTAGTTTGACTCGCTCGCAGATGAAATGTCCAGGTGGCCTGTCTACCGGCGTCTGTGACTGTTGCCCCGCGTGCGCCAAGATTCACGGCCAAAAATGCGGCGGCGATTGGAACTATTTGGGTAAATGTGACGAAGGTTTGATCTGTCAACCGGATCCATTGTCTGCCCTGCGCAGACGAGTACCCACTGGGAGATGCGTTAAAG GTTTATCAAATCGTTCTTTCCATAAAGACGCCTCGTATATGCTGCACGCATCGTACAATTATTGTCAACCGTTGTGTACGGTAGAATATTGCATTCGACACCCAAGAGCAATTTGCTCTGCCAG GCAAAACGCTGAAAATGCTCAGAGATGTCAGGGACCATGTGACCACACGTCGTGTAGAGCTTGCCAGTTTACCAATGCGGAACCGCGTTGTGAATCGTGTGATCCAGGCGATTTCAGCTGTTTTCGTCGATTCGGGCGCTGCATCAAAAAGCGGCGATGTTTGAAACCGTTTTATCCGTGTAAACTCAAA gACTCAGGTGGaggaatattcaaatgtttggtGCCAGAGTGTCCAGAAAATGTCGTCCAGCAATGA
- the LOC141905788 gene encoding protein FAM47E-like has translation MAEAKYELYTKPPMLSDKKIQPQPWYRERLRTKYMKSTKKNEPSKIFNGKNWTFVKDGLDDFRDGLPPPLDSGIMIKGSKGPSPNIQGSSESMTVKQPIVKNRFSKHEICYSRCTPLQQQRRDHIDEIEFGLMQHPLALYPHLEECMPPDVFEDVVDILDPEMNLASDDDEEDDEQDEFNEELEETERQQPSPVTIDKFQTEEEFEKEDMDNNKNRNPYRWLPRKDEKDKKDRKKAVEKRTHSPSQNEHIKQVTKDFCDWVSSLGGESNNIEESTITSLFASGYETKPALSVPIHVVELTNVPPELRMSATVPQQSQTKNIPQQNKEEKEWMYSGSYEPSWIKFKYGAWYLPVPMWKKRDAEEPLQDPQELKNQEMSDAKKKSNALDAELAPMHGAKSFMEFIDKKNTRRPEFLDRVSDFQQQAEEEERLKQEAEAAKQKKQKNPQLRSKRQSKFAT, from the exons ATGGCTGAAGCAAAATATGAACTTTATACAAAACCTCCCATGTTATCGGATAAGAAAATACAGCCTCAGCCTTG GTATAGAGAGCGGCTGAGGACGAAGTATATGAAATCGACGAAAAAGAATGAGCCTTCAAAAATTTTCAACGGGAAAAATTGGACATTTGTGAAAGATGGCTTGGATGATTTTCGAGATGGACTCCCGCCTCCGCTCGACAGTGGAATTATGATCAAG GGATCAAAAGGCCCGTCGCCAAATATTCAAGGCAGCAGTGAAAGCATGACGGTGAAACAACCTATCGTAAAGAACCGATTCAGTAAACATGAGATCTGTTATTCTAGGTGTACTCCGCTTCAACAACAAAGGCGAGATCACATCGATGAAATAGAGTTTGGATTGATGCAGCATCCGTTAGCCTTGTATCCTCACCTTGAGGAATGTATGCCTCCGGAT gTGTTTGAAGATGTAGTTGATATTCTGGATCCTGAGATGAACTTGGCGTCTGATGACGACGAAGAAGATGACGAACAAGATGAGTTTAACGAGGAATTAGAAGAAACTGAAAGACAACAACCTTCACCAGTAACAATCGATAAATTTCAAACTgaagaagaatttgaaaaagaagA TATGGATAATAATAAGAACAGAAACCCTTATCGATGGCTCCCGCGAAAAGATGAGAAAGACAAGAAAGACAGAAAGAAAGCAGTTGAAAAACGTACACACTCACCTTCACAG AACGAACACATAAAACAAGTAACGAAAGATTTTTGCGACTGGGTGTCGAGTTTAGGAGGAGAAAGCAATAACATCGAAGAATCGACGATTACCAGTTTGTTCGCGAGCGGATACGAGACGAAACCAGCTCTATCCGTTCCTATACACGTCGTAGAACTGACTAATGTACCGCCCGAACTACGAATGTCCGCAACCGTTCCACAGCAATCTCAAACGAAGAATATTCCTCAGCAGAATAAGGAAGAAAAAGAATGG ATGTATTCCGGTTCGTATGAACCGAGCTGGATTAAGTTTAAATACGGTGCTTGGTATTTACCGGTGCCGATGTGGAAAAAGCGAGATGCCGAAGAACCGCTTCAGGATCCGCAAGAGTTGAAGAACCAAGAAATGTCGGATGCAAAGAAAAAGAGCAATGCTCTG GATGCCGAGTTGGCCCCTATGCACGGAGCTAAGTCATTCATGGAATTTATCGATAAGAAGAATACCAGACGACCAGAG TTCTTGGATCGAGTCTCCGACTTTCAGCAACAAGCCGAAGAAGAAGAACGATTGAAACAAGAAGCGGAAGCTGCCAAACAAAAGAAACAGAAAAATCCTCAATTACGCTCAAAACGTCAATCAAAATTTGCTACTTAA
- the LOC141905495 gene encoding F-box only protein 8-like, whose amino-acid sequence MGQVLRKLHEIEVERVDKDKENGIHTVSTFPNLTELPPELSYLILSNLNATDLCLASCVWDDLANDELLWMGLCKNAWPYVSIYFKEKEPGFSYKKLYLRLDEAVLTFNSNPNEGIDYMIKHGLINNSPSEIARFLHKGRHIAWKAKRDYLNDRRDVLDYLIQLQSFERQFLPNALRRFFGQIHAPNSRGSYLHVLVDKFAERFCECNPEVGLPKDSVYVICFSLIMLSVDLSSPHVKNKMSKREFIRNTRQAAQGVNDDFAGHLYDNIYLVGHVAPEV is encoded by the exons ATGGGCCAAGTTCTACGGAAACTGCACGAAATTGAAGTGGAACGCGTCGACAAGGACAAAGAGAATGGTATTCACACGGTGTCAACATTCCCAAATCTTACCGAATTGCCGCCGGAATTGAGTTATCTGATACTCTCTAACCTCAACGCTACCGACCTTTGTTTGGCGTCTTGTGTTTGGGATGATTTAGCCAATGATGAACTGCTGTGGATGGG ACTCTGTAAAAATGCTTGGCCGTATGTGTCCATATACTTCAAGGAGAAAGAACCAGGCttttcatacaaaaaattATACTTAAGACTTGACGAAGCTGTATTGACCTTCAATTCTAACCCAAATGAG GGTATTGATTACATGATCAAACATGGACTAATTAATAATTCACCATCTGAGATTGCGCGTTTCTTACATAAAGGCAGACACATCGCATGGAAAGCCAAGCGGGATTACTTAAATGATCG ACGCGATGTATTGGATTATTTGATACAGTTGCAAAGTTTCGAGCGTCAGTTTTTACCGAATGCTCTGCGTCGATTCTTCGGTCAGATTCACGCACCTAACAGTCGAGGCAGCTATTTACACGTGCTCGTCGATAAATTCGCCGAAAGGTTTTGCGAGTGTAATCCAGAAGTTGGACTCCCAAAAG ATTCGGTGTATGTTATTTGTTTCTCACTGATAATGCTGTCGGTTGATCTATCGAGTCCGCACGTAAAGAACAAAATGTCGAAACGGGAATTCATACGCAATACACGGCAAGCAGCTCAGGGCGTGAACGACGACTTCGCGGGACATTTATACGATAATATCTACCTTGTTGGTCACGTCGCTCCCGAAGTTTAA
- the LOC141905993 gene encoding major facilitator superfamily domain-containing protein 8-like, with product MGRISYFSRSTSYGSMAVGVPSTVLEPPNVYKSRWRSIRVMYLTMFLSSISFSICMSSIWPFLRVVDLKTSTDFLGWVIAAYSIGQFFASPLFGFWANCRESSKEPLIITIVISTIGNLMYAYIQDFPSPRRYYLLAARALIGFGAGNVAVVRSYVSGATTIKERTSALAHVSAAQAIGFILGPALQAAFVSLGYPGIVEIPEIHINFYTATGFVSAILSVINLILVVVVFGEYRVHDDNTSPSIANVQDSSSSQSLLHKDTPDVASVISCNILFFVVLFVFSIFETIATPLSMDMFGWTKEQATLYTGIMLACSGVLAICIFIGVKYLSKKMNERYILLGGFIFCLLSFITYLPWGKHYPAIEPTDIIPIHPDNGTTTEPSTGAPPVGCPMIHSWCFTTPKIYLAQFLAATALLSIGYPTTNVMTYSIYSKVLGPRPQGTQMGWITASGSSARTLGPVFVSYVYDSYGPRYIFASVSGVLLLTVIFTFSLILLKRLLPFKSARIVVGRSVGTQ from the exons ATGGGAAGGATATCTTATTTTTCCAGATCGACCTCGTATGGAAGCATGGCTGTTGGTGTACCTAGTACAGTATTAGAACCTCCAAATGTGTATAAAAGTCGTTGGAGATCAATTCGCGTCATGTATTTAACGATGTTCCTCAGTAGTATCAGTTTCTCAATCTGCATGTCTTCAATATGGCCGTTTTTACGAGTG GTAGACCTGAAAACAAGCACTGATTTTCTTGGTTGGGTAATCGCGGCTTACAGCATCGGTCAGTTTTTTGCGTCCCCGTTGTTCGGATTCTGGGCGAATTGTCGAGAATCTAGCAAGGAACCATTAATCATAACTATTGTAATCAGCACCATTGGAAACTTAATGTACGCGTACATTCAAGATTTTCCATCGCCACGAAGATATTATCTTTTGGCGGCTAGAGCCTTGATTGGATTCGGCGCAG gTAACGTTGCAGTTGTACGATCTTACGTCTCCGGAGCAACGACAATTAAAGAACGCACATCGGCTTTAGCGCACGTCAGCGCGGCACAAGCTATCGGTTTTATTCTCGGACCAG CTCTGCAGGCGGCATTCGTTTCGCTTGGATACCCGGGAATCGTTGAAATTCCTGAAATACACATCAATTTCTACACGGCGACCGGTTTTGTGAGCGCTATACTTTCTGTGATTAATCTCAttcttgttgttgttgtttttggtGAATATCGTGTACATGATGATAATACGTCTCCTTCGATTGCAAACGTTCAAG ATTCATCCTCCAGTCAGAGTTTGCTACACAAGGATACTCCAGACGTGGCCAGTGTTATCTCGTGCAATATTCTTTTCTTCGttgttttgtttgtattttccatttttgagAC GATTGCTACGCCCTTAAGTATGGATATGTTTGGTTGGACAAAAGAACAAGCCACCTTATATACAGGAATAATGCTAGCGTGCTCAGGAGTGCTTGctatttgtattttcatagGTGTCAAGTATCTTTCTAAAAA AATGAATGAAAGGTATATTTTATTGGGAGGATTTATCTTTTGCTTGCTGAGCTTCATCACGTATCTTCCATGGGGTAAACACTACCCAGCCATCGAACCAACAG ATATAATACCAATTCATCCGGATAATGGTACAACTACAGAACCATCTACAGGCGCCCCACCAGTCGGATGTCCTATGATACATTCTTGGTGTTTCACAACCCCGAAAATCTATTTAGCCCAGTTTCTGGCGGCGACTGCTCTCTTGTCCATTGGCTACCCGACTACCAATGTAATGACATATTCCATCTATTCAAAAGTGCTCGGACCTCGACCGCAG ggTACTCAAATGGGATGGATAACAGCATCCGGAAGTTCGGCTCGCACTTTAGGGCCAGTATTTGTGAGCTATGTTTATGATTCGTACGGCCCGAGATACATATTCGCGTCAGTGAGCGGAGTTTTACTATTGACTGTGATATTCACATTTTCGTTGATCTTATTAAAAAGACTATTACCGTTTAAAAGTGCCCGTATTGTAGTCGGCAGAAGTGTTGGAACTCAATGA